A single Gasterosteus aculeatus chromosome 2, fGasAcu3.hap1.1, whole genome shotgun sequence DNA region contains:
- the irx7 gene encoding iroquois homeobox 7: MPASQTGIGSFFLERNISMPTGYQIPLLGCPPGLQQQQQQQQQAQHLAAMAAGVPITYSGLQGYNFIPYPHHRHVAHMNHGFDLKATSPYHHALLARGGPFYPPYRHGVAEDPGRVAKVASRESTGALKAWLNEHLKNPYPTKGEKIMLAIITKMSLTQVSTWFANARRRLKKENRVSWACKGKSDEEEDDEQEGESDDADSSAPNCHLDEEEPRGDAARADEHGDGAPDGSERADAPSELPRQQSSERGDGKLALVVEKVEKRDADHTRSALESKQDIGAQKPKIWSLAETATSETVKRPLDSIYHPAGKLWAEWASRNGLFVPSCYTTREVV, translated from the exons ATGCCCGCATCGCAAACTGGAATTGGCAGCTTTTTCTTGGAGCGGAACATCAGCATGCCGACTGGATATCAGATCCCGTTGTTGGGATGCCCGCCGGgtttgcaacaacaacaacaacaacaacaacaggctcAGCATCTGGCAGCGATGGCAGCTGGAGTTCCGATAACGTACTCTGGACTACAGGGATACAACTTCATCCCCTACCCGCACCACCGGCACGTCGCACACATG AACCACGGGTTTGACTTGAAGGCCACATCTCCCTACCATCACGCGCTACTGGCCCGCGGGGGCCCTTTCTATCCCCCGTACCGCCATGGAGTAGCCGAGGATCCCGGCAGGGTCGCCAAAGTGGCGTCCCGGGAGAGCACCGGGGCGCTCAAGGCGTGGCTCAACGAACACCTGAAGAACCCGTACCCCACCAAGGGCGAGAAAATCATGCTCGCCATCATCACCAAAATGAGCCTCACGCAGGTCTCCACCTGGTTCGCCAACGCGCGGCGACGTCTCAAGAAGGAGAACCGGGTCAGCTGGGCGTGTAAGGGCAAatcagacgaggaggaggacgacgagcaggagggagagagcgacgACGCCGACAGTTCCGCGCCGAACTGTCACCTGGACGAGGAGGAGCCGCGCGGCGACGCCGCGCGCGCCGACGAGCACGGAGACGGCGCGCCGGACGGCTCGGAGCGCGCGGACGCGCCGTCGGAGTTGCCGCGGCAGCAAAGCAGCGAGCGCGGAGACGGAAAACTTGCACTTGTTGTTGAGAAGGTTGAAAAGAGGGACGCTGATCACACGCGCTCCGCGTTGGAGAGTAAACAAGACATTGGCGCGCAGAAACCCAAAATCTGGTCTTTGGCCGAGACCGCCACCTCGGAGACGGTTAAGAGACCGCTGGACAGCATTTACCACCCGGCCGGGAAACTGTGGGCCGAGTGGGCTTCGAGAAACGGACTGTTCGTCCCGTCGTGTTACACCACGCGGGAAGTCGTCTGA